In Thalassotalea sp. Sam97, a single window of DNA contains:
- a CDS encoding isocitrate lyase/phosphoenolpyruvate mutase family protein, which produces MQGFKNLHQQDKPLLLANVWDVSSATCAEQAGYHALGTSSAAIASVLGYDDGERMPFDELAFMIERIATTTSLPLTVDIEAGYSRDPKVIAEHIKQLCNLGVIGVNIEDSLVGETRTLVARESFSELIRSLRTYLTERGGDVFINVRSDVFLLGIEGAREEAILRAKSYQHAGANGVFFPCVTCKEDIRAIVEATTLPLNVMAMPDLPDITVLADLGVKRVSTGNFSHDKIYGQLTNLLVDIKHKNSCQPLFT; this is translated from the coding sequence ATGCAGGGGTTTAAAAATCTACACCAACAAGATAAGCCGTTATTACTCGCTAATGTCTGGGATGTATCAAGTGCTACATGCGCAGAGCAAGCTGGGTATCACGCCTTAGGTACGTCGAGTGCGGCGATAGCTAGCGTACTTGGTTATGACGATGGAGAACGGATGCCGTTTGATGAATTGGCTTTTATGATTGAGCGCATCGCTACGACAACCTCACTGCCTTTAACGGTTGATATCGAGGCAGGATATAGCAGAGATCCTAAGGTTATCGCCGAGCATATTAAGCAACTATGCAATCTTGGGGTTATTGGTGTGAATATCGAAGACAGTTTAGTCGGTGAAACAAGAACATTAGTAGCACGTGAAAGCTTTTCTGAGCTAATACGTAGCTTGCGAACATATCTTACCGAACGGGGGGGTGATGTTTTCATCAATGTACGCAGTGATGTTTTTTTGTTGGGGATCGAAGGGGCGCGTGAAGAAGCGATTCTGAGGGCTAAAAGTTATCAACATGCTGGAGCGAACGGGGTGTTCTTTCCGTGCGTCACCTGTAAAGAAGATATTCGCGCAATAGTTGAGGCGACAACCCTTCCGCTAAATGTTATGGCGATGCCTGATTTGCCGGATATTACGGTACTAGCCGATTTAGGTGTTAAGCGTGTCAGCACAGGCAACTTTTCTCACGACAAAATTTACGGGCAACTAACAAATCTTTTGGTTGATATTAAACATAAAAACTCTTGTCAGCCGCTGTTTACTTAA
- a CDS encoding LysR substrate-binding domain-containing protein produces MFKNINLLVTFECAARHKSYSIAAQELCISQAAVSQQMRQLEQALNTKLFIRKAKHMHLSQQGKILFDSSKNALSMINQGISQIYQEDIAGELTVTSTQAFTSLWLMPRLQSFAKLHPNIQIRFLPSAGFEDFKQSHIDLAIRFGTQITQNTPKNLVCEYFGEASVYPICSAELANSLSLTSPVDLLSTWLVTLEAPGAYTWQAWFNSVNVTGYEQHKQWTKVNSTDTALTAVLNGHGVTLAAPYLCKQQLDSGELVIPFNLPHPATVKRYMVYDQNSSRLTRLKVFMEWLKQETSLM; encoded by the coding sequence GTGTTTAAAAATATAAACTTACTTGTGACCTTTGAATGTGCAGCAAGGCACAAAAGCTATAGCATTGCAGCACAGGAGCTGTGTATATCTCAAGCTGCGGTTAGTCAGCAGATGCGACAATTAGAGCAAGCACTTAATACAAAGCTATTCATCCGTAAAGCCAAACATATGCACCTTAGTCAACAAGGGAAAATTTTGTTTGATTCCTCCAAGAACGCGTTGAGCATGATTAACCAAGGCATAAGCCAAATTTATCAAGAAGATATAGCAGGAGAGCTTACGGTGACGTCGACGCAAGCGTTTACGTCACTGTGGCTAATGCCGAGGCTACAAAGCTTTGCGAAATTGCACCCTAATATCCAGATCAGATTCCTTCCCTCTGCTGGCTTTGAAGACTTTAAGCAATCACACATCGATTTAGCGATAAGATTTGGCACTCAAATAACACAGAACACACCTAAAAATTTGGTTTGTGAATACTTTGGCGAAGCCTCTGTTTACCCGATTTGCTCGGCTGAATTAGCCAATTCCTTAAGCTTAACCTCACCAGTCGATCTCCTGTCTACATGGTTAGTAACACTCGAGGCTCCCGGCGCATATACCTGGCAAGCTTGGTTCAACAGCGTCAATGTCACTGGTTATGAGCAACATAAACAATGGACAAAAGTGAATAGCACTGATACCGCACTTACCGCGGTATTAAATGGTCACGGGGTTACGTTGGCAGCGCCTTATTTATGTAAGCAACAGCTAGACTCGGGTGAGTTAGTCATCCCTTTTAACTTGCCTCATCCTGCAACCGTTAAGCGCTATATGGTTTACGACCAAAACTCGAGCAGATTAACAAGGTTAAAAGTATTTATGGAATGGTTAAAACAAGAAACATCACTGATGTAA
- a CDS encoding DUF2268 domain-containing putative Zn-dependent protease (predicted Zn-dependent protease with a strongly conserved HExxH motif), with protein sequence MNRIRFIVVLITLSALSTCKVVASQGSTDEGPQFTFVASATADFTAAQQERIKKLTVKVITKMRKSFPALSNKIHFNMLMVDRDLTLVNGVAGRADRANAIEINISSLYAGGVDKAIEDSLTVALFHELHHVVRGWLVLENKFEHGIDIAAINEGLAEVYSELEAGHPHGNYSTTADFDAWTKEILALPVEAHGKYAQWMFQHPDGRQAIGYRTGAWIVKKAMATSGKGIVELTQMSVKDIYALAGYQFRNSN encoded by the coding sequence ATGAATCGCATTCGCTTTATAGTCGTTTTAATCACACTTAGTGCCCTGTCGACATGTAAGGTAGTTGCTAGTCAAGGCTCAACCGACGAGGGACCGCAATTTACCTTTGTTGCCAGTGCAACAGCAGACTTCACAGCGGCACAACAAGAGCGTATTAAAAAACTTACCGTGAAGGTCATTACCAAAATGCGAAAATCTTTCCCCGCATTATCAAACAAAATTCATTTCAATATGTTGATGGTGGATCGTGATTTAACACTCGTCAATGGTGTTGCTGGCCGAGCAGATCGCGCAAATGCTATTGAAATCAATATATCATCCCTATATGCAGGGGGTGTGGACAAAGCAATCGAGGATTCACTGACGGTGGCATTGTTCCACGAATTACACCACGTCGTTCGCGGCTGGTTGGTGTTAGAGAATAAGTTTGAACACGGTATTGATATTGCCGCCATTAATGAAGGTTTAGCGGAAGTCTACTCTGAGCTTGAAGCAGGACACCCCCATGGTAATTATTCGACTACCGCAGACTTTGATGCATGGACGAAAGAAATTTTGGCCCTGCCTGTTGAAGCCCACGGTAAATACGCACAATGGATGTTTCAGCACCCTGATGGTCGCCAAGCGATTGGCTACCGCACCGGCGCATGGATCGTTAAAAAAGCCATGGCGACTTCAGGGAAAGGCATCGTAGAGCTGACGCAAATGTCGGTAAAAGATATATACGCCCTTGCGGGGTATCAGTTTAGAAATAGCAACTAA
- a CDS encoding alpha/beta hydrolase: MKVFFTASFAWALCTFMYWNNTALAQSHHVAIDNSAIVTIDSKVLGRKYDLLIKVPKDYGQQNNRAKKYPVLFLNDGPYTFKVAAGVTHMKQMDKVIIVGISFAKGQNGQYSRVRDLTPEEDTSWTKYETGGAPRYLQFIEDEVFTYVENNYRVNTNQRILSGQSLGGSFGAWVLLSKPELFSSYILTSPSLWYKNDLIYNIEHNYHARTQQLNANVYIATGALETKNNGMNNDMAVDQTRFVNHLHARNYQGLTLVGEIIDGTDHYSTFPVGLSKGLMFVYEQLKLH, from the coding sequence ATGAAGGTGTTTTTTACGGCAAGCTTTGCTTGGGCTCTGTGCACATTTATGTACTGGAATAATACGGCACTTGCCCAAAGTCATCACGTTGCAATTGATAACAGTGCGATAGTGACCATTGATTCTAAGGTATTGGGACGAAAATACGATTTGCTTATAAAAGTGCCTAAGGACTACGGCCAGCAAAACAATCGCGCAAAAAAGTATCCGGTGCTGTTTTTAAATGATGGTCCGTACACATTTAAAGTTGCTGCAGGTGTGACTCATATGAAGCAAATGGATAAAGTGATTATTGTCGGGATCTCTTTCGCCAAAGGCCAAAACGGACAGTATAGTCGTGTGCGAGATCTCACTCCTGAAGAAGATACGTCTTGGACAAAATACGAAACCGGCGGTGCACCGCGTTATCTTCAGTTTATAGAAGATGAGGTGTTTACATACGTGGAAAATAACTACCGAGTAAATACCAATCAAAGAATTTTATCAGGCCAATCGTTAGGTGGATCATTTGGTGCGTGGGTATTGCTGTCAAAGCCCGAGTTATTTTCTAGCTACATACTTACCAGCCCGTCACTTTGGTATAAAAATGATTTAATTTATAACATTGAACATAATTACCACGCCAGAACGCAACAATTAAACGCGAATGTTTACATCGCTACGGGGGCGCTAGAAACAAAAAATAATGGCATGAATAACGACATGGCTGTTGACCAGACTCGGTTCGTCAACCATTTACACGCTCGGAACTATCAGGGCTTGACATTAGTGGGCGAAATAATCGATGGCACAGATCATTACTCAACCTTCCCAGTTGGACTGTCTAAGGGCTTGATGTTTGTTTATGAACAATTGAAATTGCACTAG
- a CDS encoding polysaccharide deacetylase family protein — translation MSSPSDAKQIAITFDDAPLSGSHLMAGKEKTKLIINHLKDNKVSDALFFVTTGNIHTESDIHRLQAYTDAGFHLAHHSHNHISANKVDTQVYLDDFDTSHAMLQKYQGVLKFHRHPYLHYGQSVNKREAIATHLKRKGYQLGYVTVDNYDWYINAKLVNAQASGLQVDYEKLGQLYVDALWASIEFYDSLAQKHLKRSPKHVLLLHENEVAALYLDKLIQHIRAKGWEIISPQHAYTDPIAARYDAKSSTFNKQGRVASILHSSGVDTAELRHESENTDYIDQLFAQYHVFK, via the coding sequence TTGTCGAGTCCGTCTGATGCAAAACAAATAGCGATCACCTTTGATGATGCACCATTAAGTGGCAGTCATTTAATGGCAGGGAAGGAAAAAACCAAGCTAATTATCAACCACTTAAAAGATAACAAGGTGTCGGACGCTTTGTTTTTTGTTACCACTGGGAATATACATACCGAATCGGACATACATCGATTACAAGCATATACCGACGCTGGGTTTCACCTTGCACATCACAGCCATAATCACATATCGGCTAATAAGGTTGATACTCAAGTTTATTTAGATGATTTTGATACATCCCATGCAATGTTGCAGAAATACCAAGGGGTATTGAAGTTTCATCGCCACCCTTATCTTCATTATGGTCAGAGTGTGAATAAGCGCGAAGCCATCGCGACCCATTTGAAACGTAAAGGCTACCAATTGGGTTATGTCACGGTAGATAATTACGATTGGTACATAAATGCCAAATTGGTAAATGCGCAAGCGAGTGGCTTGCAGGTCGACTATGAAAAACTTGGCCAACTTTATGTTGATGCGCTTTGGGCTAGCATCGAGTTTTATGACTCGCTAGCTCAAAAACATTTAAAGCGCTCGCCTAAACATGTTTTGTTATTGCATGAAAATGAAGTCGCTGCGCTGTATTTAGACAAACTGATTCAGCATATACGGGCAAAAGGCTGGGAGATTATCTCGCCGCAACACGCTTATACCGATCCCATTGCGGCACGTTACGACGCGAAATCATCGACATTTAATAAACAAGGTAGAGTTGCTTCTATCTTACACTCGAGCGGGGTTGATACCGCCGAGCTGCGCCACGAGAGTGAAAACACGGATTACATAGATCAGCTCTTTGCACAATACCATGTGTTTAAATAA
- a CDS encoding penicillin-binding transpeptidase domain-containing protein, which translates to MHRLNYILCFLAIALCSSPSSADTLCQRNCTFVLKSEDNGEYTIVNAERAQQRMTPWSTFKIPNSLIALDLGIIENTEVVLTFDRERYPVENWWPEIWYKKPISLQTAFKYSALPIYQTTAKKIGQDQMNQYLKAFAYGNQDISSGIDNFWLNKSIKISAKEQVDFLQRMYQRELPVSDNALAQLKRIMLVTSTSDYKLYAKTGAGGIGNGQYLGWYVGFVENKDGVYYFALNIDGPSFKEVGKMRIDAVMQQLQLAKVI; encoded by the coding sequence ATGCATCGCTTAAATTATATTTTATGTTTTCTCGCTATCGCGTTATGTTCATCGCCCTCGTCAGCAGATACCTTGTGTCAGCGTAACTGCACCTTTGTACTTAAAAGTGAAGATAATGGCGAGTACACCATTGTCAATGCTGAACGTGCTCAGCAACGTATGACCCCGTGGTCTACATTTAAAATCCCCAACTCATTGATAGCGCTAGATTTAGGGATAATTGAAAATACCGAGGTTGTACTCACGTTTGATAGGGAACGTTATCCTGTTGAAAACTGGTGGCCTGAAATTTGGTACAAAAAACCGATTTCTTTGCAAACGGCGTTTAAATATTCAGCACTCCCAATTTACCAAACAACGGCTAAAAAAATTGGTCAGGATCAGATGAATCAATACCTAAAAGCATTTGCCTACGGCAATCAAGACATCTCCTCTGGTATAGACAATTTCTGGCTTAACAAAAGTATAAAAATTAGTGCCAAAGAGCAGGTGGACTTTTTACAGCGCATGTACCAACGAGAGCTACCGGTTTCGGACAATGCGCTGGCGCAGTTAAAGCGCATCATGTTGGTGACATCGACCAGTGATTATAAACTGTATGCGAAAACAGGGGCAGGGGGCATTGGCAACGGACAGTACCTCGGTTGGTATGTTGGCTTTGTTGAAAATAAAGACGGTGTGTATTATTTTGCTTTGAATATAGACGGCCCGTCCTTTAAAGAAGTCGGGAAAATGCGGATCGATGCCGTTATGCAACAATTGCAACTGGCAAAAGTGATATGA
- a CDS encoding Na/Pi cotransporter family protein: METLTVVMAGLTAIILFIFGLENFSREIERISVARFRKSLSQATRMPILGVLIGAIVTAFIQSSSATSVITISLVNAGVLTFKNSVGIIFGSNVGTTITAQLVAFKLTDFAPMIIIIGFFLSLTRNRFSILGKTVFYFGFVFFSLNLISTSLAPLQENPELIRILTQPQNPLIAILLGCLFTALVQSSSVTTGLAIILTQQGVLGLENAVPLMMGANIGTTATAMIAVFGMDVAAKKTALSHLLFNVGGVLIFLPVVLFFGHKLSDVTLDPAIALANIHFIFNIVASLIFIVFVTPFTRFIDFLLGEGKMDFERLELPTFQDDEAFQDIVERLEQGNQQVLNFLKENYNQVTLSLETNYKGIQDTAQKRIEYVNFLEKEYMAYFTSTVCKINDEEQSKDLITHINRYDYLFQIHDSITDLFESKRIMTKQYIELKSDIVILIRELSNHTLKLFTAISEHLCEPKSEQIDKAAKRLQVNLNQAQRKILLLLADTDRKDAGTLTNFVTYSQRLKDKLLNLHKVSSQNGQE; the protein is encoded by the coding sequence ATGGAAACCCTGACTGTTGTGATGGCGGGGTTAACCGCCATAATTCTCTTTATTTTTGGCCTTGAGAATTTTTCGCGTGAAATAGAACGTATTTCTGTTGCGCGCTTTCGAAAGTCACTCTCTCAAGCTACCCGCATGCCGATTTTAGGGGTTCTTATTGGCGCCATTGTTACGGCATTTATTCAGTCGAGTTCGGCCACATCCGTTATCACCATCAGCTTAGTAAACGCGGGTGTGTTAACCTTTAAAAATAGTGTCGGTATTATTTTTGGTTCGAATGTCGGCACCACGATCACTGCACAGTTAGTGGCTTTTAAGCTCACAGATTTTGCGCCAATGATCATTATCATTGGCTTTTTCCTCTCGTTAACTCGAAACAGGTTTTCCATCTTAGGTAAGACGGTTTTTTATTTCGGCTTTGTTTTTTTCAGCCTTAATCTTATTTCCACGTCACTTGCACCATTGCAAGAGAATCCCGAGCTAATTCGTATTTTAACTCAGCCGCAAAACCCACTGATTGCTATTTTACTCGGTTGTCTTTTTACGGCATTAGTGCAGTCGAGCTCTGTAACCACAGGTCTTGCTATTATTCTTACTCAGCAAGGTGTATTGGGGCTTGAAAATGCTGTACCACTTATGATGGGGGCCAATATTGGCACAACGGCAACGGCAATGATCGCCGTATTTGGCATGGATGTGGCGGCGAAAAAGACAGCACTAAGTCACCTTTTATTTAATGTGGGGGGCGTGTTGATATTTTTACCGGTCGTTTTATTCTTCGGTCATAAGCTCAGTGACGTGACGTTGGATCCTGCGATAGCCTTAGCGAATATCCATTTTATTTTTAACATTGTCGCCAGCCTGATCTTTATTGTTTTTGTGACCCCGTTCACGCGCTTTATTGATTTTTTATTAGGCGAAGGGAAAATGGATTTCGAGCGCCTGGAATTGCCCACATTTCAGGACGATGAGGCGTTTCAAGACATCGTTGAACGCCTTGAACAGGGTAATCAGCAGGTCCTTAATTTTTTGAAAGAGAACTACAATCAGGTGACGTTAAGTTTAGAAACGAACTATAAGGGCATTCAAGATACGGCGCAAAAGCGAATAGAGTACGTCAATTTTCTCGAAAAAGAATATATGGCGTACTTCACGTCGACGGTTTGCAAGATTAATGATGAAGAACAGTCAAAAGATCTGATAACGCACATTAATCGATACGATTACTTGTTCCAAATCCATGACTCGATTACTGACTTATTTGAAAGTAAACGAATAATGACCAAACAATATATTGAATTGAAAAGTGATATTGTTATTTTAATTAGAGAGTTATCAAATCATACATTGAAGTTGTTCACGGCAATAAGTGAGCACTTGTGTGAGCCGAAAAGTGAGCAAATTGATAAGGCAGCTAAGCGATTACAAGTGAACCTAAATCAAGCTCAACGAAAGATCTTATTGTTGCTTGCGGATACCGACCGAAAAGATGCGGGTACGTTAACTAACTTCGTAACCTATTCGCAACGCCTTAAAGATAAGCTATTAAACCTACACAAAGTGTCGTCTCAAAATGGCCAAGAATGA
- a CDS encoding fatty acid desaturase, with product MSKPNYELLGEQLDALRAKTMAKVGQDDADYIRRIIVLQRVCEWSGRLLLLLGFITPVLWGVGVLALAVGKILDNMEIGHNVMHGQYDWMNDKHINSKSYEWDIACDGASWNRVHNYEHHTYTNIIGKDRDFGYGLLRLSNDFRWRVKNLWQFITYVILSVLFQWGVSYHEMAAERVFFGKKKDNRDNKVSHAELKKRFFSKGARQLVKDYLLFPLLAGPLFLWVLAGNFIANILRNLWTSTIIFCGHFTGDVQTFSEQECQNESKGQWYYRQALGSSNLQGGNWFHVLTGHLSFQIEHHLFPDMPAKRYRDIAPQVRNILTQHGIQYNTGNFFSQYGSVLKRIIRYSFP from the coding sequence ATGAGCAAACCAAATTATGAGTTACTGGGCGAGCAACTCGATGCGCTGCGAGCCAAAACCATGGCGAAAGTCGGCCAAGATGACGCCGATTACATAAGACGCATTATTGTTTTGCAACGCGTCTGTGAGTGGTCTGGCCGTTTGTTATTGCTACTTGGCTTCATCACCCCCGTGCTATGGGGCGTTGGGGTGCTGGCACTGGCCGTTGGCAAAATATTAGATAACATGGAAATCGGTCATAATGTGATGCATGGTCAGTACGACTGGATGAATGATAAACACATCAATTCCAAATCGTACGAATGGGATATCGCCTGTGATGGGGCCAGTTGGAATCGAGTACATAACTATGAACACCATACGTACACTAACATTATTGGTAAAGACAGAGACTTTGGTTATGGCTTACTGCGTTTGTCGAACGATTTTCGATGGCGAGTAAAAAACCTCTGGCAATTTATCACCTACGTTATTTTGAGTGTGTTATTTCAATGGGGCGTGTCTTACCATGAGATGGCAGCAGAGCGGGTATTTTTTGGTAAGAAAAAAGACAATCGTGATAACAAGGTATCTCATGCTGAGTTAAAAAAGCGCTTTTTCAGTAAAGGCGCCAGACAATTGGTGAAAGATTATTTATTGTTTCCGCTACTGGCTGGTCCACTGTTTTTGTGGGTGTTGGCTGGTAACTTTATCGCGAATATTTTACGAAATTTATGGACATCAACCATTATCTTTTGTGGCCATTTCACCGGCGACGTGCAAACCTTCTCTGAGCAAGAATGCCAAAATGAAAGCAAAGGGCAGTGGTATTATCGTCAAGCATTGGGATCATCCAACTTGCAAGGTGGTAACTGGTTCCATGTATTGACGGGGCATCTAAGTTTTCAGATTGAGCATCACTTATTCCCCGATATGCCAGCCAAACGCTATCGCGACATCGCGCCTCAGGTGAGAAACATTCTTACCCAGCATGGCATTCAGTACAACACAGGGAATTTTTTCAGTCAATATGGCTCGGTATTGAAACGCATCATTCGTTATTCTTTCCCATAG
- a CDS encoding flavin reductase family protein, with protein sequence MKKYCNWLSQQFLHHASFGAYLEPVVQTIKPAWRAGFYRARVVGVDSLVANTVALSLQVDRSWPVHKAGQHIELTLEINGKLVTRVFTIASSPSLVETQRMVRLVIKQQSHGQLTSSLHDLVIGQWLNISAPMGDFVAEKLVDKSLLLAAGSGITPFIAMISSLKGATHQPQEMHLLYYAKPGEHLLVDELEALSGAIPGFSYALMTRTSHGDVTQQLAEYGAIPFYVCGPAPFYQGIAEYAHSQQNELYSEHFGLAQIDTTEKQQFDVSINGKTIALSNQSVVLTQLIEHGEPVTYGCKMGICHQCQCTKTRGVVKNVLTGQLSDRGEELIQLCVSQLMTDVELKV encoded by the coding sequence ATGAAGAAGTATTGTAATTGGCTGAGCCAACAATTTTTGCATCATGCATCGTTTGGCGCTTATTTGGAACCCGTTGTTCAAACGATTAAACCTGCGTGGCGAGCGGGTTTCTATCGAGCTAGGGTGGTTGGCGTGGATTCGCTCGTTGCCAATACGGTTGCCTTATCGTTGCAGGTTGATCGCTCATGGCCCGTCCATAAGGCTGGGCAACATATTGAATTAACGCTAGAAATTAACGGTAAGTTGGTAACTCGTGTGTTTACCATTGCGTCATCGCCGTCGCTGGTAGAGACGCAGCGTATGGTTCGTTTGGTGATTAAGCAACAATCACACGGTCAGTTGACGTCATCGCTGCATGACTTGGTGATTGGTCAGTGGCTAAATATATCGGCCCCTATGGGGGACTTTGTCGCGGAAAAGTTGGTTGATAAATCACTACTACTCGCCGCTGGCTCAGGTATTACGCCATTTATTGCCATGATATCGTCTTTAAAAGGCGCAACTCATCAACCTCAAGAAATGCATTTACTTTATTACGCCAAACCAGGCGAGCATTTGCTGGTCGATGAGCTTGAGGCGCTGAGCGGGGCGATACCAGGGTTTAGTTACGCGTTAATGACACGAACGAGTCATGGTGATGTGACGCAGCAATTAGCTGAGTATGGCGCAATACCGTTTTACGTATGCGGTCCGGCACCGTTTTATCAAGGTATTGCCGAATATGCCCATTCTCAGCAGAACGAACTGTATTCAGAGCATTTTGGGCTGGCACAAATAGATACCACCGAAAAACAGCAATTTGATGTATCAATCAATGGCAAAACCATTGCCCTAAGTAATCAGTCTGTGGTGTTAACCCAACTTATCGAACACGGTGAGCCGGTAACGTATGGCTGTAAGATGGGGATATGTCATCAATGTCAGTGCACAAAAACACGTGGTGTGGTGAAAAACGTCCTCACTGGTCAATTGTCTGATCGAGGAGAAGAGCTGATCCAATTATGTGTGTCGCAACTGATGACTGATGTGGAGTTAAAGGTATGA